A stretch of Haladaptatus cibarius D43 DNA encodes these proteins:
- a CDS encoding ABC transporter substrate-binding protein, whose translation MADRNPGQENRFETTRRAVLGAVGAGGLAGVAGCLGDIGGGGGGDDTVKYGMLNPMTGPYAGLAEEQRKGAELAVEKVNESDDYDFTIDAEYGDTEANPEVGRQEAQRMVEQHGASFMMGAISSSVALGLNEFASEESVIYSPGAAAIPITGENCNEYVFRSETNTAQIAEACSEWTLNNLGSNVWFHIADYAYGQSVLREWRSRMEDSSANFSEAGVTRAQLGAKNFDSFISQMKNSDADVVVVGSTGGDLIEFLNQASAQGLTGQKEIMTTTGSFQVVRGALGEKADGIYSGTRYVPQLDSGTNQAFVDAYTSANEGEPGSFARVAYDSITMVANGIKEAGSTDPDDVVETLPGLTMPSLLGENEFRSCDHQAKNPVWVGQNVYNGGNMADVELITEVNGDDAIPACDQTGCQL comes from the coding sequence ATGGCGGATAGAAATCCGGGGCAGGAGAACAGATTCGAAACGACTCGCCGCGCCGTGTTGGGTGCGGTCGGGGCGGGGGGACTCGCAGGTGTCGCTGGCTGTCTCGGCGACATCGGTGGTGGGGGAGGCGGCGACGACACGGTAAAATACGGGATGCTCAACCCGATGACGGGGCCGTATGCCGGACTCGCCGAGGAACAGCGGAAGGGTGCGGAACTAGCGGTGGAAAAGGTAAACGAGAGCGACGACTACGATTTCACCATCGACGCAGAATACGGCGACACCGAGGCAAACCCCGAAGTTGGCCGTCAAGAAGCCCAACGGATGGTCGAACAGCACGGCGCGTCGTTCATGATGGGTGCGATTTCGAGTTCCGTTGCATTGGGACTCAACGAGTTCGCAAGCGAAGAAAGCGTCATCTACTCCCCCGGTGCGGCGGCCATTCCGATTACGGGCGAAAACTGCAACGAATACGTGTTCCGAAGTGAGACGAACACGGCACAAATCGCAGAAGCCTGTTCGGAATGGACGCTCAACAACCTCGGAAGCAACGTCTGGTTCCACATCGCGGATTACGCTTACGGGCAATCGGTGCTTCGGGAATGGCGCTCGCGGATGGAAGATTCGAGCGCGAACTTTTCGGAAGCGGGCGTCACGCGGGCACAACTCGGCGCGAAAAATTTCGATTCGTTCATCAGTCAGATGAAAAACTCCGACGCCGACGTGGTCGTCGTCGGTTCAACCGGCGGCGACCTCATCGAGTTCCTCAATCAGGCGAGCGCGCAGGGACTCACGGGCCAAAAAGAAATCATGACCACGACGGGGTCGTTCCAAGTCGTTCGCGGCGCACTCGGCGAGAAAGCCGACGGCATCTACAGCGGAACGCGATACGTGCCGCAACTCGACTCCGGCACGAACCAAGCGTTCGTTGATGCCTACACGAGCGCGAACGAGGGCGAACCCGGAAGCTTCGCACGAGTCGCCTACGACTCCATCACGATGGTCGCAAACGGTATTAAAGAGGCCGGAAGCACCGACCCGGACGACGTCGTCGAGACGCTTCCCGGGCTAACGATGCCATCGCTGCTCGGCGAAAACGAGTTCCGGAGCTGTGACCACCAAGCGAAAAACCCGGTCTGGGTCGGACAGAACGTCTACAACGGTGGCAACATGGCCGACGTGGAACTCATCACCGAGGTCAACGGCGACGATGCCATCCCGGCCTGCGACCAAACCGGCTGTCAGCTCTGA
- a CDS encoding EthD domain-containing protein, with protein MYKHVALLVRKDGMTHDEFVDYWQNNHTKIAREIEGVTKYSTVLPVTPDAAEFDGLAELYFEDLDALHDALGSEGSRDYDPDKGKAKEAREDVDNFLALEERPRFIGEVVTQKDEVDGDTDGLYKHSAFLVRQEGMSHEEFVEYWQTNHTEIAREIDGVVKYDTVLPVTPEESEFDGIAELYFEDLDALHDALGSEGSRDYDPDKGKAKEAREDVNNFLALEDRPRFIGKETVQKE; from the coding sequence ATGTACAAACACGTCGCGTTGCTGGTTCGCAAGGACGGGATGACGCACGACGAGTTCGTGGATTACTGGCAGAACAATCACACGAAAATTGCCCGCGAAATCGAGGGCGTCACGAAATATTCGACCGTTCTCCCCGTCACGCCCGACGCCGCCGAGTTCGACGGCCTCGCCGAACTCTACTTCGAGGATTTGGACGCGCTGCACGACGCGCTGGGGAGCGAAGGCTCGCGCGACTACGACCCAGACAAAGGCAAGGCGAAAGAGGCCCGCGAGGACGTAGACAACTTCCTCGCACTGGAAGAACGCCCGCGATTCATCGGCGAAGTCGTCACGCAGAAAGACGAAGTCGATGGCGACACCGACGGCTTGTACAAACACTCCGCCTTCCTCGTCCGGCAGGAGGGGATGTCCCACGAGGAGTTTGTGGAGTACTGGCAGACCAATCACACCGAAATCGCCCGCGAAATCGACGGCGTCGTGAAGTACGATACCGTGCTTCCGGTAACACCCGAAGAATCCGAATTCGACGGCATCGCGGAACTCTACTTCGAGGATTTGGACGCGCTGCACGACGCGCTCGGAAGTGAAGGTTCTCGGGATTACGACCCGGACAAAGGCAAGGCGAAAGAGGCCCGCGAAGACGTGAACAACTTCCTCGCGCTGGAGGACAGGCCGCGGTTTATCGGCAAAGAAACCGTTCAGAAAGAGTAG
- a CDS encoding HD domain-containing protein → MTTPNYREQVEDAYPELQSIEDDELREQVIEAWTLGLERGGWKDIADIPYAWNIHEVTNVEHVRGVTRIAMRAAEEQRDFHGADPDEDVIIAACLLHDVGKCYEYVDFVDDETLLSPDQTYASDEIPHSISGYALAHEVGCPLAVQRAIPHFLGEVPKRTLEAELVKSANSASSNAITQSAMGITLKEWVKEYSQTQK, encoded by the coding sequence ATGACCACTCCAAACTACCGCGAACAGGTCGAAGACGCCTATCCCGAACTTCAGTCCATCGAGGACGACGAACTGCGAGAGCAAGTCATCGAGGCATGGACGTTGGGCCTTGAACGCGGCGGGTGGAAAGACATCGCCGACATCCCCTACGCGTGGAACATCCACGAGGTGACGAACGTCGAACACGTCCGCGGAGTCACCCGAATCGCCATGCGTGCCGCTGAAGAACAGCGCGATTTTCACGGTGCCGACCCCGACGAGGACGTTATCATCGCGGCGTGTCTGCTCCACGACGTCGGCAAGTGCTACGAATACGTCGATTTCGTGGACGACGAAACCCTGCTCTCGCCCGACCAGACCTACGCGAGCGATGAAATTCCGCACTCGATTTCCGGGTACGCATTGGCCCACGAAGTCGGATGCCCGCTCGCGGTTCAGCGCGCGATTCCGCATTTCCTCGGCGAGGTTCCAAAGCGCACCCTTGAAGCCGAACTGGTCAAAAGCGCGAACTCGGCGAGTTCGAACGCGATTACCCAGTCCGCGATGGGGATTACGCTGAAAGAGTGGGTGAAGGAGTACAGCCAGACGCAGAAGTAA
- a CDS encoding NAD-dependent epimerase/dehydratase family protein yields the protein MAQSETVLVTGGTGFIGSYTAKDLVEHGHDVVAYDLSTDTRILEKLGVADDVEVRRGDLSDPTDVIRAVKETGATRIVHLAALLTTTARENPRLAIDVNVQGTNNVFEAARTLSDQVERVAWASSAAAFAPPANYDNGWVTEDDLVYPDTLYGATKEFNEHQAKVYFEDYGLSHVALRPTVAYGPYRETGGSAFLANIIEKPALGESFSVEYGDQVIDWQHVEDIAQAFRLAAFAPEKDIEQRVYNVRGTVATIREAAETVEKIMPDADLEVSDEGELPWTQKLDMTAIQEELGYDPQYDLESGFRKYINVLREENGLEAV from the coding sequence GACTGGCTTCATCGGGTCGTACACGGCAAAAGACCTCGTGGAACACGGCCACGACGTGGTCGCATACGACCTTTCGACCGACACGCGCATTCTGGAGAAACTCGGTGTCGCCGACGACGTGGAAGTCCGTCGCGGCGACCTCTCCGACCCGACGGACGTGATTCGAGCGGTAAAAGAAACCGGGGCGACGCGAATCGTTCACCTCGCGGCGCTCCTCACGACCACGGCGCGCGAGAACCCGCGGCTCGCAATCGACGTGAACGTGCAGGGAACGAACAACGTGTTCGAGGCGGCGCGAACCCTCTCCGACCAAGTCGAGCGCGTGGCGTGGGCATCCAGCGCGGCGGCGTTCGCTCCGCCAGCAAACTACGACAACGGCTGGGTTACGGAAGACGACCTCGTCTACCCCGACACGCTCTACGGCGCGACGAAGGAGTTCAACGAACATCAGGCGAAGGTGTACTTCGAGGATTACGGCCTCTCGCACGTCGCCCTGCGGCCGACGGTTGCCTATGGTCCCTACCGCGAAACCGGTGGCTCTGCGTTCCTCGCCAACATCATCGAAAAACCCGCGCTCGGCGAATCGTTCAGCGTGGAGTACGGCGACCAAGTCATCGACTGGCAACACGTCGAGGACATCGCGCAGGCGTTCCGCCTCGCGGCATTCGCACCCGAGAAGGACATCGAACAGCGTGTCTACAACGTTCGCGGAACCGTGGCCACGATTCGAGAGGCCGCGGAAACGGTCGAGAAAATCATGCCCGACGCTGATTTGGAGGTCTCCGACGAAGGCGAACTGCCGTGGACCCAAAAACTCGACATGACCGCGATTCAAGAAGAGTTGGGCTACGACCCGCAGTACGACTTGGAAAGCGGCTTCCGGAAGTACATCAACGTCCTTCGGGAGGAGAACGGACTGGAAGCGGTCTGA